The genomic stretch CTCCACGACATCGGCAAGCCTGCCGTCCGCCACCGGAAGCCGAACGGCGAATGGGGCTTTTACCGCCACGAGGTCGTCGGCGCCGAGCTCGCCGCTGCCCTCCTCGAGCGGCTTCGCCTCGGCCGGGCGGAAAGCCACGTCGTCGTCCTCCTCGTCCGCCGCCACATGGACCGCCCCGACCCGGCCGACCGCCGCGCCGTCCGCCGCTTCATGGCGAAGCTCGGCGGCCACTGGCGCGACCTCCTCGCGCTCAAGCGCGCCGACAACGCCAGCCACACCTACGACGACACCGCCTACCACGACGCCCTCGAGGCGGCCTGCCTCCGCGCCGAGCAGGAGGAGGCCGAAGCAATCCGCGCCGAAAGCCCGCTCTCCGGCGACGAGCTGGTCCGGATGTTCGACCGCCCCCCGGGGCCGTGGGTCGGGGTGATCAAGCGGCAGCTCGGCGCCATGGTGCTCGACGGCGAACTCGCTCCCGGCGATAAGGAGGCCGCCGCCCGCATCGCCCGCCGCCTCATGGGCCGCGATTGACCATCCCCGGCCGCCCGCGCCTGTGGTAGCCTGCGGCCATGGCCGCCCGGTACACCGGAGTCCTCGCCCGCGACGCCGAGGGGTGGTACACCGCTACCTGCCCGGCGATGCCCGGCGCCGTCGCCGAGGCCGCGAGCCGCGACGAGGCCATCGATGGACTGCTACGCGCGCTCGCGGCATGGCTCGATGCGGCCGCCCGCCGCGGGGAGCGCCCGCGCGATGAGACGCCCGAACTTGTGGCCGATGCGGTTGCCGGAGCGCTCCGCGACCTTGCCGCGGAAGGCGCCCCGCTGGTGGTCGAAACCATCGCACTCAGCCTGCCCGCGGCGCAGGTTGCGTGAGCCGCCTGGCCGGGTTCTCCGCGCGCGAGGTCGGCCGGGTTGCCGAGCGGCTCGGCTGGCAGCTCGAACGGCAATCCGGGTCGCACCTGGTGTACGTTCCGCCCTCGCAGGGGCTCCCCATCCTCGTTGTGCCCAACCACCGCGAACTGCGTCCCGGCACGGTCCGTGCCCTGATCCGCGCCATGGGAATCGACGTCGACACCTTCCTGCAGATCGCCGGGCGGTGAAGCCGCCTCATGGGCCGCGATTGACCATCCCCGGCCGCCCGCGCCTGTGGTAGCCTGCCGGCCGCAATGACCGTCACGCCCGAACGCCTCCGCGAACTCGCCGCCGACCCGCAGCCCGCCCCCGCCGGCCGCGAGCACATCCTCGTCCTCGGCGCCGGGATGGCCGGCCTCGCCGCGGCCTTCGAGCTCCGCCGCCGCGGCTTCACCGTCACCATCCTCGAAGCCCAGCCCCGTGTCGGCGGCCGCATCCAGACCTTCCGCGAACCGTTCTCCGACGGCCTCTCCGGCGAAGCCGGCGCCATGCGCATCCCCCGCGCCCACGACCTCGTTCTCCACTACGTCGAGCGGTTCCGCCTCCCGACGGTCCCCTTCGTCATGGAGAATCCCCGCACGTACGTCGCCTTTAACGGCGAACGGGTCCGCCGCGGCGACTTCGATTCTGCGCAGCACGCCGGCGACTTCGAACTCCAGCCCGGCGAAACCGACCTCCCGATCGGCACCCGCTGGGAGCGGGAGATCGCCCCCCTGCTCGCAACCATCCGCGAGCACGGCGACCTCGGCTGGGAGGAGGTCGCCAGCCGGTACGACCACTACTCCCTCTCCGAATTCCTCGAATCCCGCGGCTGGTCGCAGGGCGCCATCGAGCTCTGGGGGCTCCTCACCCACATGGAGCCGTTCATGAACAGCGCCTTCCTCGAAGTGCTTCGCGAAGAGGCCGGGCACTGGTTCACCGATGTCGTCACCATCCCCGGCGGCATGGACCGCCTGCCCCGCGCCTTCCTCGCCGAACTCGGCGACGCCATCCGCTACGGCATGCGCGTCATCGCGATCCACCAGTCGCTCGAAGGCGTGCAGGTCCGCTGCCGAACCGTCGCCGGCGAACACACCTTCACGGCCGACCGCGCGATCATCACCATCCCCTTCTCCCTCCTCCGCCACATCGAAATCACCCCCGCCCTCAGCCGCGGCAAGCAGCGCGCCATCCGCACCCTCTACTACGATGCGGCCACGAAGATCTTCTTCCAGTGCCGGCGCCGCTTCTGGGAGGAGGACGAGGGCATCAGCGGCGGCGGCTCCGTCACCGACCTCCCGATCCGCACCATCTACTACCCCGCCGGCGGCGAGCCCGGCGGCCGCGGCATCCTCCTCGCCAGCTACACGTGGGC from Tepidiforma thermophila encodes the following:
- a CDS encoding type II toxin-antitoxin system HicB family antitoxin — encoded protein: MAARYTGVLARDAEGWYTATCPAMPGAVAEAASRDEAIDGLLRALAAWLDAAARRGERPRDETPELVADAVAGALRDLAAEGAPLVVETIALSLPAAQVA
- a CDS encoding type II toxin-antitoxin system HicA family toxin; amino-acid sequence: MSRLAGFSAREVGRVAERLGWQLERQSGSHLVYVPPSQGLPILVVPNHRELRPGTVRALIRAMGIDVDTFLQIAGR
- a CDS encoding flavin monoamine oxidase family protein, producing MTVTPERLRELAADPQPAPAGREHILVLGAGMAGLAAAFELRRRGFTVTILEAQPRVGGRIQTFREPFSDGLSGEAGAMRIPRAHDLVLHYVERFRLPTVPFVMENPRTYVAFNGERVRRGDFDSAQHAGDFELQPGETDLPIGTRWEREIAPLLATIREHGDLGWEEVASRYDHYSLSEFLESRGWSQGAIELWGLLTHMEPFMNSAFLEVLREEAGHWFTDVVTIPGGMDRLPRAFLAELGDAIRYGMRVIAIHQSLEGVQVRCRTVAGEHTFTADRAIITIPFSLLRHIEITPALSRGKQRAIRTLYYDAATKIFFQCRRRFWEEDEGISGGGSVTDLPIRTIYYPAGGEPGGRGILLASYTWAEDARRWGTLSPEERLAQAIENVEVIHPAVRQEFELGASKVWHQDEFAGGAYALFEPGQQTHLYRHIIAPEGRLHIAGEHASLAHGWIQGAVESGLRCVAEILDRAAG